The Colletes latitarsis isolate SP2378_abdomen chromosome 1, iyColLati1, whole genome shotgun sequence genome has a segment encoding these proteins:
- the LOC143343485 gene encoding uncharacterized protein LOC143343485, with protein MAYDPRNIKYSSEIHNHQHNQSNMTGYAYSGHQPQHVQQIDENRNENNCGNKEACPQISHQSSGTQTIQKVDAATMTDPLQIDFRLTSEYLARCSSTLGLPYVIKYEENSNNSTHNYQEVRPKIEFEVEPQYINGMLIYHCPECAYKFEAREALHEHLEVHRQRPHICDICGASLKRKEHLDRHKQGHNKDRPYQCNMCCKAFKRNEHLARHMIIHSGSKNQVCTECGKAFYRKDHLKKHFQSHNSSRGKNTNSSQNNQNSQNNGEEGLSSFAMMMRQAGPPPFSILRT; from the exons ATGGCTTATGATCCAcgtaatattaaatattcatcAGAGATTCACAACCACCAACATAACCAGTCTAATATGACTGGGTATGCATATTCTGGGCATCAACCGCAACATGTTCAACAAATAGATGAAAATAGAAATGAGAATAATTGTGGAAATAAAGAAGCATGTCCACAGATATCCCATCAGTCATCGGGAACACAAACCATTCAAAAAGTAGATGCAGCAACAATGACAGATCCTTTACAAATAGATTTCAGACTTACATCTGAATATTTAGCACGGTGTTCTAGTACATTAGGATTACCATATGTAATTAAATACGAAGAAAACAGCAATAATTCTACGCATAATTACCAAgaggttcggccaaaaattgaaTTTGAAGTTGAACCACAATATATCAATG GTATGTTAATCTATCATTGTCCAGAATGTGCGTACAAATTTGAAGCTCGTGAAGCATTACACGAGCACCTTGAAGTTCATAGACAGCGACCTCACATCTGTGATATTTGTGGTGCAAGTTTAAAGCGTAAGGAACATTTAGATCGTCACAAACAAGGTCACAATAAGGATAGGCCTTATCAGTGTAACATGTGTTGCAAAGCATTTAAACGTAATGAACACCTTGCTCGTCACATGATTATTCACTCAGGTAGTAAAAATCAAGTTTGTACAGAATGTGGCAAAGCCTTTTATAGAAAGGATCACTTAAAGAAGCACTTCCAAAGTCATAATAGTAGCAGAGGCAAAAATACAAACAGTTCTCAAAATAATCAGAATAGCCAAAATAACGGTGAAGAAGGATTGAGCAGTTTTGCAATGATGATGAGGCAGGCTGGGCCACCTCCGTTTTCTATTTTGCGAACTTAA